taatcctgcattgagcagggggttggactagatggcctgtatggccccttccaactctataattctgtgattctattattctataacaCGGGTGCATCCTTAAAGAACACCCCAGGAGAAAACCCAGGGCTCCAACTGAATCAGCCCCCAAGGATTGTACACAGGCTGTGGGACATATGTGCTCATTTCAACAGGAGTTGGAAGGAAGAACCAAAAGCCATCCACTGTCCtaacccctcttttcttttcaaagATAAACAAAATCACCTCAGATGATGCTGATTTATACCGTTGCACTGCTGTGAATGAGTATGGAGAAGCCACATGCACCGCTGGCCTTAAGATTATACAGGGTAGGTTGGGCAAGGAAGCATGCTGTGAGGAACTTTGAGCCCACGTTCACCCCCATTGTTAAGGTCTGGTCAGCCGGCTTCCGTTTAAAAAGTACCAAGCACCATTTGGAGTGACAGGAAACCATGTCAAGCCAGTCTTGTGTACTGGAAGAGCTGTGAAAATCTGCATCTGCCCTGGCCAGCTCACCTGGTTACAGTGTTTCCTAAAAGCAATTGATAATTTCCTTTCACTCTTGTGTTGTTAAAAACTTAGTCACTATAGTGCAAACAAGTAGAGTTTGCTTACAGAGATTCCCCACACCCTACTCAATTGATATTTCCACCGTTCCTGTTCAATAAAACATCCCTGGACTAGCTGATTCTGGAATGAACCTACTGTGTAATATATACCAGCATTTTCTATATGCTGTTCTTCTTGAATAAAGGTTTTCCAGTTTTCTGACTTTAGAACCGAATCAATATGTTACATGATAATCTATACCATGTGCTCCAGGGCCTAAATGATTTGACAGAAGCCTGAAACACCAGAAAAAATGATCACTTGGACACTTCATCAGAGGaggggggatgtgtgtgtgtgagtgagggagagaggcagagacagagaatcTGCCTGTCATTCTAAAGGCCGTGGTATAGAAGTGGGATCTGACATAGCTAGGGGCAACTGACCTCAGGAGACAGATACCCAGAAGACATAAGAGAGTGAAGTGAAGCAACTCATAATGTCTTTATTCTAAGTCCCAGGTTGCTTTTACCTCTTTTTGAATGCTGGATGATTAAGAACCATGGAATCTTTAAAATGAATATAAACACAAGGGCAAATTACTTTGGCTTATTCTGAAAATGCAACCAAATTCATATGCTGTTCAGATTTTGGCAAAATGTTTTGGCATGGAGATAGTGACCtgctaatacatctgaaaaaaatTCCTCATTTAGGTACTACTATAGTATTTTTGTCAAAAACTAAGGAAAACTCACATTTATTGGCCGACAAAGGGATTTCCATGAGACTTTAACATTTACATTACATCATTTTAAGAAGAGTTACTTTTTATACTCTGctcttcactacccgaagaagtctcaaagcagctttcaatcatcttcccttcctctctgtacaacagaggtaggtggggctgagagagctctgacagagctgctatgtgagatcagctctaactgaactgttactagcccaaggtcaccctgctggctgcatgtggaggagaaatggtgaatcaaatctggctttccagattagaggctcccgCTCTTAACCCTCTTAATATTATGCTTTCAATGTATTTTGGATCAGAAACATAGATGAGATCCCAGATGACCTAACACAAAAGGAAGAATGTCCTGCCGAACTCTGCATACACACAAACTGTACACTTAATTCCTCTGGATTCTGTGGGGATTGAGCATGTTTAACTTGTAGATTGGAACATCTGTCAATGCTTAGGAAAGGCATTTCTACAGCTATGTTGCTAATTAAAGatctctctctcacccccaccttcttccttccttccctcataACCCCTCAGTTGGTTTTAAGAAGAAAACAAAGGAGGCCCCTTCTGCACAGCAGGGAGGTAAGTGCCTCAGCTACATGGGCCAAATCAACCTATGTGATTTTAGTCTGGCGGCCCAGAAACCAGGGGTTCAGCAGTCACTTGGCAATATGCTGACTGCCCTAAAACTCTTATTGTACTCCAAGCGTTGTAACTCCCATTTTCACTGCATGCCAATTTCTGAAATCTCTTACAGACTTGAAGAAACAGATTCAGGACTTCAGAAAAACACTAAAGAAGCGGTGAGTGATTAGAATGGGTCAATAGACAAGATGTTTTCCTTCTGTGCCAGCAATAAACAAAATAGGCAAAAGCAGCTCTTTCAAGGACAAATCTTCCCTAGCTCTGTTGctcatttttatcctgcttttccttcAGGGAGCTCCGGGCGGAATAGATGATTCTCCCCCTACCTTCTCATAATACAGAATAAAGTTCCACAGGGAATTTACTTGTTAACTCATTAATAACAATCTGCTTCCTTGTACTTCCACCGGATCAGCTTCCATGGAGTTTGTTATCAATATATCAGTAATATGAGTCTTTACGCTATTTTGCTTTGCAGCTACTTAATGtctctttttaataaatgtttaattaatcCAAACAGCAGAAAAGTGCAATCTCTGTTCCCGGTAAGGAGTTCTGATGTGAGTTATATTATTTCCTGAAGCAAAAATCTCATAACTGAAAACTTCTGTCAACTGAATATAACTCTGCCAGGTGCAACTCTGGCTTGATATGATATGCAGCAGATTTTCAGTGGTGAATACTCTAAGCAACGATGTGGTATGGTGtcatgttttaaaataatcaggtggtttaatttaaaaataaagtgaaTGGATTTAGATTCCTATTCCACAAAGGGAGTGGAGTTAGGAAAAGATGTGTCTTGCCATTCCCATGAAATCTGGGCTTCTCTTCTTCTGGCTGCCCCCACAGAGCACCTTCAGCTCTTCCTAAGAAGAAAATGGACATGGAGCAAATCTGGCAATTGTTGCTTAATGCAGATAAGAAAGATTATGAGAAGATCTGCTTGAAGTATGGGGTTGTGGACTTCCGTGGGATGCTGAGAAGGCTTCAGGAgatgaagaaagagagagaagacaaGCAAGCCCAGGTAAGGCCATCTCTGCAGGACCAGAGCCCAGGTAAACCAATCCAAATCTGGGTTCCATGTCTGTGTCAAAACTGTGAACAGGCATGGAGTGAACATTTGCACGGAGCTCTAGAGGTCTCTATTTGAAAGCCATGTCAGTGCCAAAATAGTTGTCCTGCTTGTTGCTTCTGCCGTGAAGATCTGTTGGTGCTTAAAACTGGCCCGCGTCCATGTGGCAGTGCTTCCCTCATTGAGAGGCCCTTAATATTATGGATCTTCTCCTTGTTCTTTACAGTATATCTCCAGTATCACAAACCTGAGGCATGTCAGAGTCAATGAGGAGAAAGGAAATGCTTCATTTGATCTAGAGATGGAACTGAAAAATCCAGAAAGCAGAATTTACCTGTAcaaggtaaaaaacaaaaaaggatcaAGTCAACTGGGAAATGGCTAGGGCACAGTGGTGGAGACCctgcatgcacaaggtcccaggttcagtccctcacATCGCTAGTTGATGCAGCagatgttgggaaagacctggacaGCTGCAGTCACCCAGAGTAGACAGTGTTAAACTATACGAACCTGTAGATTAACttggtataaggcaacttcatacaTTAATGTGAAGTCATGATACATAACAAGGTTCCACGGCTGGATTTGGCAACCATTCTTCCCAGGTAAGATCTTCATCTGTACTTCCACTCACAGAACTGAGGTAGGTAGCAGCCAGTGATGGTTTCCTGTCTGTTGAATGCTGTCCCCCTAAGAAAGTTCCTGTATTCCaatttcctctccactttctgttttgtttttttcctcttttccccatGGCCTCAAATTTTCCAAAAATGGTACATATGCTGACTGGTAAGAGGTAAAAGTCTGAGGTTTTATTTTATACAAATAGGGAAGGAACGATTGAAGCAGATCAAAGGAAGCTGCTCTGAATCTAGCAAGTATTATATTTTTGCTTTTCACAGCAACAAGCAGGTACTTATTACCTTAAAGGCCCATGCAGTAAATCTCTTAGATGCAACCCTCCTGTTGGTAATTGAGGGCAGATTTTAGTAACCGTACAACCCGACCTTCCAGAACCAACACGAAAAAGCTGGAGAGATCGTTGACAAAACACCACAGATGCAAATGTTTACAAGGGTAATTTTGGGCAATGTATTGTTCTAAATTGCTTGACcttacaatgatttattcaaCTTCCAGTAaacctcttccctcctccttcaggaTGGCCAAATGATCCATTTTGGATTTGATACTGCTGAGGTGAAGCACTGCTTGAGGAAGGTTGGTAAAAAGTACAATTTCATCATCAACGATCTGCAGCCCGAAGATGCTGGTGTGTATCAGATCAAAGTGGAGGATGCGGATGTCTTCTCAACTGAGCTGGAAGCAGAAAGTAAGGGCTTAGGCTCTATGGCCAGGATGCTGTGTCCTGAAATCCCAGCCATTAGTTTAAAAACTTTAACTATGAAAACCTAATGTTGTGATCCAGGCATTAGAGTTGCTCCTCACATTATCATtaggaaataaacaaacattctcttttatttctctttccttttagtggttttggttttctcttttttcctgttgGCTTCCTAGAGTTTTATATGCAGTTTATACTATACTTGCATGTACAGTATctgtaatttatatattttataaatgtaaTACAATTGAATACATAATTCTTGTTTATTGATGCAGAGATAACTTGGAAATGTGCACATTTTATGAGGAAACATGCAGGTTTCATGGAATAACATTGAgttcaaagaagcaggaaatggcttgaaaagaaagaattattatttctgcttgcacaaggggGAAGCAAAATTAAAATGGGTCTGGGGGGTTGAAACTACAAAGTGGAAGTCATATGTCATATTAAATTGTACCTGTATGTACAGCTAAATCATGTGCAGGTCGTGAATATATATGCTTAATTGCATAATAGTACATATTCCAAAGACATGGAGATGTCTTATGTACTTACAGTACCTTTGAAAGGCAGATAGCAGTCATGCCACCAAAATgagcaaaagattttttttctcaatgttCCATCTAGGTTTATTTCCTCCAAAAATTAAGAGCTATCCTCCAATCGCAATCTGTTGTGTGTCTATTTACCTTCAATTTTTGTACTGCAGCCATTCCAATGAGTTTCCACTACCCGCTGGGTGAAGTGAGATGCCACGAGCAAGGAAATGCCGTCTTTCAGTGCACTCTCAACGACGCCTGCTTCGATGCTGTGTGGTTGCACAAAAACTGCCCCCTACAGCCAAGTGACAAATACGACATCTCTGTCTCAGAGGATGGCTTGATTCATCGCCTAGTCATCAAAAACACAGAGCTGTCTGACAAAGGGACTTACACTATTGACACAGGAAGCCGCTCTTCAAGTGCCTGGCTTGAGGTTGAACGTGAGTGGCAATCTAATCTTGATCTcttacaatgcaatgcaatgtgatgaaatgaaatgaaatcaactGGTGTAACCTTTTCCCACCTAACAGCAACTAACTGTGCAAAAGATAGGTGAAACATGTCTGTGAGCATGTCTGCCACCTGTCCATGCCCTCAGCGACAACCACCAGCCACTCAAGGTGATCAGTAGCCATCCCCTGAACCTCTTCAAGGCCATCCAACCATTGCTGAGCCTGAGACACAGAAACCCCCCACTCATGCCTGAGTCTCCAGCCCCCAGGGACTACACCAGATGCCTCACCTGGGTCCAGCATGGCATACTGGtgaagaatggcagactctaatcctgagaactgggtttgattccccagtcctctacATGCACccaactgttctcacagaacagttctcttggatctctctcagccccacctaccatacagagtgcctgttgtgggaagaggaaggaaaatgtttttctaagccactttggaactccttgaggtagtgaaaagtggagtataaaaaaacagctcttcttctcgtCTACTAGTTGGCTCCATCTGAGGATATGGTTTGAATCTGTTGCAATGGCTCAGCCATATCCATTTGCTGCAGGGAATATAATGTCTATAGGATGACCAACCCAACCTCCATGGCCCATCTCAAAGTGGTGAGGGGATGAAGATGCACCACGATGCTGGGAGAGAAGATCAAGGCAATGGAGCCTAGGAAAGGTGGTAAAAGGGCATCAGTCAACAGAACCTGGCCATATCATGTGCAGACCCACAGGCATACCCTGCTCCCATGGGCTTCTCCATCCTCATCCATCCAAGCAGACACTGCAATGGCCATGGCTGCTCCATTCCTGATCGCCATTTCCTTCTGGCTTGTAATCATAGGCTGGATGAAAGAGAAGTGGCCAGCCCCCCAGGGGTTACTGAGAAGGGCCAACATGCCTGCAACAGAACCAACATCCTCTTTCCCTGGTGGCTGTAATTGTTTCCATGATCGCCCAGGTGGTGTGTGGAACCACGTCCTTGGTGGCCTCATCACCCAATATCCTAGGGCCTGGCACAGGCCTTTGTCCTGTGTGAGTTGCATACAAGGGGAAGGTAGGGATGAACAGGTGACAAGAGGGGATTCACCTTTCAATTCCCAGGAAGAGCACCATGGGTGTGAGGCTGCATCCATCCCTGATAAGAATGTGATGCTTCAACTCCACCACCTCAACAGGTGACATCATAGCATGGCCTCAGACTGGGGCAGACCTCTACCAACACCTGTTGTTGGTCGAGGGGGGCTCTAAGCCTGGGGCTCTAAGCCATTTGAGCATGCATCCatcttatcttatttatttattcataatttaatttataacccaccactcctgTATAACCTTGTGGCGGCTAATAAAACAAAGACCTAATAACATTCCATAAAACAGAATCAATACAACAAACAAATTGGTGGCAGACTAAAATCCCCTCCCTGCTCACAGAAGAGGTCAAGTGCTTTGGGGGTTGAATAGAGAGCAGTGTAGACCTTATTTGCTCCAAGCACCTCCAAGTAGCCCAAAGCTTAAGGGAGGTCCACTGCTTAAACAAAGACAGTTTTTTCCAGGAACCATGGGCCAGGAGAGAGACACTCTGCCACCATGCACCAGAGAGCATGATAGCCAGGAATTGCAGAGCTTCTTCCGGTGGTAGCAAACACCACACTGGAATGCTGGATCACCAGCCCGTAGATGGGCACTTCCTCTATCACAGTCCAATTAGGTTGTCAGCAGGTGGTCCAAGCACAGCCAGGGGAATACGAAGGTGACACCAGCCACCTTTGGACTCCCTGCTCTCCAGTAAGCAGAGGATGGCTGTAGTCCAGTGGCAGTGTACACACCCACAGAAGGCAGTAAATAACTGGCAAGGCATGTGGATGGCCATACAGGGGAGACCCGGAGTAGCAGTGAGGATATGGCACAGggcctttagaagaagaaaaagagttggttcttatatgccacttttatctaccagaaggagtatcaaagcaacaacagataccctttgaggtgggtgaggctgagagagccctgatattcctgcttggtcagaacacttttatcagtgctgtggcgatcccaaggtcacccagctggctgcatgtgggggagtgcagaatcgaacctggcttgccagattagaagtgcgcactcctaaccactacaccaaattggctctagaCCCCATCCTTGTAACTGCTGACTATGTCTGCCAGAAATGAAACAGCAGAATGCAGCACACAACTAGGCCCACCAACAGATCAAGCCAGCTAAACCTGTTGCCCCTGTTGTCTGCACCTCATGGAGCTCCAGGCTTGTAGAAGCCCTGGGTATCACCAGGCTCTTCGCCATCTGTGCCGTGCTCTACAACACAGatatccagcagcagctgccactacccTTGCAGGGAAGGATCCTGGGTACAGAgataggcccagtggaactgcCTCAGGAGGCCCAGAACATCTTGGATATCACCAAGTGGGAACAGGTTTGGCAATGTATTTGGTGGGAAGAACACTGAGATGGCACTTCCCCCTGGGAATACCCTGACAATGCATGCATATTACAGTGACAGGAGGACAGTGGGTGGGAGTGGAGTCCTGCCCCAGCTAGCCCAACATTACATCCCTCtgtacatcacactgtctgccctCTGTAGGCCTCGTTCTCCCTGCCCCCATATAATACCACCCTCTGGCCTTGCCCCTTAGCAGAGATGGACTATGCATGGCATCAGCCACATTTGCTATTGCACATGGCTCACCTCTGCTCTCAGCCAGGAGAACCTCCTATCTAGCTGTGAGGAATTGAGACCAGTGGCTTAGAGGGGTCAACGGGAAATGGGGTAGCTTGCTGCAGGCAATGGCAGATGACCAAGTCCACAGTTCATTGTTGACTAGACTCTGCAGAGGATTGGAGGGATCTCTGAAGGGTGCTGCAGCCTTCAGCATCCGAGTGCAGTGTTCTCCTCCTGCACCTCACGAGTTCAGCCCTTTGAATGTGTGTCATGGAAATGATGGACCTAATGGGGAGCACCAGCCATTCCCAGACCATCTTGCAAGCCATGGGCTCTCTGGCAGCTGGCTTCCTCATTGTGCCTGTCTGCCAACTGACAGAACCCTGAACcccagctgcaggggggggggcaaggctgaGTGTGGCTGCAAACCCTGAGCATGACAGGATGGGGCTcctgggggggggttggcatcAGGGCTCAGcataggggggggggtggcgcttGTCTTGCTCTGTGATGGGGAAGGGGTTCCATTGCATGGCTGATGCACCAGGCTTCTCCTGCTGCTGGATGAGGGGCTGCTGTCTTGGCTGGTCCAGTTGGCATGCCTGCTGAAAAGTTAAGGATGAATATTTGCAATAGTATGGGAGACTCTCTGTGATGGGAATCACATCCTTAGGCATCTGCTGGCCCTCTGTGGTTGTTCCCTGCACACTCTGTCAGTGGTATGTGCCTTTGTATGGTGCATGCATTTCCCATGTATGTTTCAGCTGCCACCATGAAGCGAGATGTAAAGTTCTACAGTCACACAGTCACACATAACTTAGTATCTGGCCTGCTTGTGCCTAACCCAAAGCTTATATGGATGCAGCACCAggcaagagtgggggggggaagggatcaaTAGACGCGGGTCATGCTGCCCATCATCCTCCTTGTATGTGGGGCTTGGCTCAGCCTGAACTCAATGGGCTCCTATGGGCTATCTAGAGGCCTTTTGCAGGCATAGCTCTGTGTTATTCCAAGGCTGGGGTGGCTTCAAGGACCAGCTAACACCTGCCATGCCCCCTGACGTGCCCCTTTCCCTGCTGGTGCAGTGTTTTACCCCCAGGTGGAGGCCCACGGCATTGCAGCAGTCTCATCCAGCCTCAACAGAGTGCTATTGGGTTGCTCTAATAATGTATCTTTGATATGCACTGGCTTAGTGGCTGGATGAGTTCCCTGCACACCTTTGGCCCCTCCATTTAGGGTTGTGCTGTAAAATTATGAAGTAACTGGACATAGGAGGTGGTTCTTTAAATAGAGGACAGACACTGACTAGATCCTATCTTTCCTCCAAATTATTGTTTTATCCAGCATGACTTCCTGTTATATCTGATGGAAACTGCAGTTTTTGCATCCTCCTGAACTGAATCAGACctcctgttttaatgttttattaatttattaatgttaattttattattttattaatgtagTTCTCATTCCATTCTTGCACTAAAGCGCATGTTGCCCCATTTTGCTTTGTATAAATTGTCTTGAtgcagctgccaaaggaaagagaaaacagaCTGAAGGAGACAGTGATAAGGCTGGATGGAAGGGCAAGCTTCTAGAAGATGGTGCTAAAAAACTTCGTCAAGGAGAAGGGCATGAAGACCAAGATTCCCTTTCAGGCTTCAGCATGGGCAAAGATGGCCTGTATAGAGATGGCAGTGGAGAAGTTCATGGTTCTTTGAGAAAAGATGGAAGAGAAATGAATATGGGACAATTTTCTGGAGCAAGAGGAGATATGATAGAGGGGACTGAGTCTTCTAGATTTGCAGGGTATAGTAGTGGACTTATGGGACTGGATCAGAACACCATGCTTGATGGAAGTGGTGTTAGTGGAGGTGCAGGTGGTTTGGCTGGCATGGGAGCATTTAATGGAAAGGATATGCTGGGTGGTATATCTTCTGATGCAGGATCTGGAAGTGTAGGTGGACTACATGTTGTACAGGGAAAAGATTCTATGCTGAATGGAGATGGTATTGGTGGTCTGAGGGCTGGAACAGGAGAGCTAGAAAGGTTTTATGACAAGAAGGGAGTAGTTGGTGGGTCTGGTGGACCTACAGCTATGCTTGGTGATGCTGGAAGTATGGATGGTATGCAAGGTGGTGGTATGGGCTGGGCTGGAAGTGGAGGCTCAGCAACCAAAGGTGGACTCTACGGAGAAATTGGTATGCTAAATGGGGTTGGTATCATCAAGGATAGTCCAGGAAATGGAATGTATGGCAGAGATAGTACACTAGATGGTGCTAGTGCTGGTAGGTTTGGAGCTGGGCATGAGGGTGTAGGAGGACATTATGGAAAAGATAAGTTAGTTGTAGCAGGTGCTGGTGGGTCTGGAGGTTCTGGGGATGCTGGAGGACTCCATGGCAAGGATGGTGCATTCACAGCATTAGGAAGTGGTGGACCAGGATCTGCTGGTGGCATTCTTGGATTATCTGGCAAAGACTGTATGCTAGCTGGAGCAAGTGGTGGTGGACTTGGTGGTGTTGGAGGCatgggtggattctatggtaaAGATGGTCTACTAGCTGGTGCACATGCAGGAGGAAGTGATGGAGGCATAGGTGGATTCTATAATAAAGATGGTATGCTAGTTGGAATAGGGTCTGGAGGACCTGGTAGTGCTGGAAGCATGGGGGGATTGTATGCCAGGGAAGGCATGCCAGTTGGAGCAGGTAGTGGTGGAGCAGGTGATGCTTGGGAAACAGGAGGAGTCTATGGTAGGGAGGGTTCAGTAGCTCATTTAGGCAGTGGAGCATCTGGTGGTGATGGGAGCTTAGGCAGACTCTATGATAAAGTTGGTATGCCAATAGGAACAGGTGCTACAGGACCTGGTAGTCCTGGGGCCACAGGAGGAGGCTATGGTAAGAATGGTATACTAGCTGGAGCAGGCACTGGCAGTGATGGGGGTGTAAGTGGACAGTATGGCAAGGAAGGTATGCTtgctggaggaggaggtagaggtCCTGGTAGTGCTGGAGGCATAGGTGCTTTCTGTGGCAAAGATGGTATGCTAGCTGGAGCAGATGCTGGTggacttggtggtggtggtggaggtacaggtgggctgtatggcaaaGAAGGTATATTATCTGGAATAGGTGCTGGTGGACCTGGAGGTGCTGGAGGAGTAGGAGGACTGTATGGCAAAGATGGTATATTATCTGGAGCAGGTGTTGGTGGACTTGGTGTTAAAGGAGGCATAGGTGGGATCTATGGCAAAGATGGTATACTAGCTGGAGCAAATTCTGGTGGACCTGGAGGTGCCGGAGGCttaggtggactgtatggcaaagATGGTATGCTAGCTGGAATAGGTGCCAGTGGACCTGGAGGTGCTGGAGGCATAGGTGGGGTCTATGGCAAAGATGGTATGCTAGCTGGAGTAGGTACTGGTGGACCTGGAGGTGCTGGAGGCATAGGTGGGGCCTATGGCAAAGATGGTATGCTAGCTGGAGTAGGTACTGGTGGACCTGGAGGTGCTGGAGGCATAGGTGGGGCCTATGGCAAAGATGGTATGCTAGCTGGAGTAGGTACTGGTGGACCTGGAGGTGCTGGAGGCATAGGTGGGGCCTATGGCAAAGATGGTATGCTAGCTGGAGTAGGTACTGGTGGACCTGGAGGTGCTGGAGGCATAGGTGGAGTCTATGGTAAAGATGGTATGCTAGCTGGAGCATATGCTGGTGGACCAGGAGGTGCTGGAGGCATAGGTGGGGTCTATGGTAAAGATGGTATGCTAGCTGGAGCATATGCTGGTGGACCAGGAGGTGCTGGAGGCATAGGTGGGGTCTATGGCAAAGATGGTATGCTAGCTGGAGCATATGCTGGTGGACCAGGAGATGCTAGAGGTGTAGGTGGGCTTTATGGAAAAGATGGTATGCTAACTGGAGTAGGTGCTGATGGACCTGGAGGTGCTGGAGGTGTAGGGGGGCTATATGGCAAAGATGGTTTGCTAGCTGGAGCAGGTGCCAGTGGACCTGGTGGTACTGGAGGCATAGCTGGTCTCTATGGGAAGGATAGTATGCTAGTAGGAGGTGGAATTGATGGACCTGGAGGTTCTGGAGGGATCGCTGGAGTCTATGGCAAGCATACTGTACTAGCTGGAGTAGGAGGTGGTGGACCTGGTGGTGCTGGAGGTATAGGTGAATTGTATGGCAAGGAAGGCATGTTAGCCAGTCCTGGTGGATCTAGTGGTACTGGAGGCATCGGCAGAGTCTGTGGTCAAGATAGTGCGATAGTGGGAGTAGGAGCTGGTGGAACTGTTATTGCTGAAGGCTtagctggactctatggcaaaGATGGTATGCCAGTGGGAGTAGGCGCTGGTGGCGTTCCTGGTGCTGGAGGTGTAGCTGGGTTGTATGGGAAAGATGGTATGCTAGCTGCAGTAGGTGCTGGTGGAGTTGCTGGTGCTGGAGGCAtagctggactctatggcaaaGATGGTATGCTAGCTGGAACAGCTGCTGATGGACCTAGTGGTGCTGGAGGCATAGCTGGACTTTATGGCAAAGATGGTGTGTCAGCCAGAACAGGTGGACCTGGTGTTGCTGAAGGTATAGCTAGAGTGTATGGCAAAGATGGGGTGCTTGCTGGAacaggtgccaatggactcagtGGTAGTGGAGGTGTTGCTGGGCTGTATGGGAAGGATGGCATGCTTGCTGGAGCAGGTGCAGAGGGATCTGGTGGTGTTGGAGGCATACCTGGTCTCTGTGGCCAGGATGGTATATTAGCTGGAACAGGCATCAGAGGACCTGGTGGCATAACTGGGCTATATGGA
The nucleotide sequence above comes from Paroedura picta isolate Pp20150507F chromosome 4, Ppicta_v3.0, whole genome shotgun sequence. Encoded proteins:
- the IGFN1 gene encoding immunoglobulin-like and fibronectin type III domain-containing protein 1 isoform X2; the protein is MAGQRVKSVKKSSVPGVTITQFVEDIPKGCSTPDFERKPITLTLQEGKNAIFRAVVKGEPKPEVVWKRNSKDIDDPQKYQLNFNPATNECILQINKITSDDADLYRCTAVNEYGEATCTAGLKIIQVGFKKKTKEAPSAQQGDLKKQIQDFRKTLKKRAPSALPKKKMDMEQIWQLLLNADKKDYEKICLKYGVVDFRGMLRRLQEMKKEREDKQAQYISSITNLRHVRVNEEKGNASFDLEMELKNPESRIYLYKDGQMIHFGFDTAEVKHCLRKVGKKYNFIINDLQPEDAGVYQIKVEDADVFSTELEAETIPMSFHYPLGEVRCHEQGNAVFQCTLNDACFDAVWLHKNCPLQPSDKYDISVSEDGLIHRLVIKNTELSDKGTYTIDTGSRSSSAWLEVEPAKGKRKQTEGDSDKAGWKGKLLEDGAKKLRQGEGHEDQDSLSGFSMGKDGLYRDGSGEVHGSLRKDGREMNMGQFSGARGDMIEGTESSRFAGYSSGLMGLDQNTMLDGSGVSGGAGGLAGMGAFNGKDMLGGISSDAGSGSVGGLHVVQGKDSMLNGDGIGGLRAGTGELERFYDKKGVVGGSGGPTAMLGDAGSMDGMQGGGMGWAGSGGSATKGGLYGEIGMLNGVGIIKDSPGNGMYGRDSTLDGASAGRFGAGHEGVGGHYGKDKLVVAGAGGSGGSGDAGGLHGKDGAFTALGSGGPGSAGGILGLSGKDCMLAGASGGGLGGVGGMGGFYGKDGLLAGAHAGGSDGGIGGFYNKDGMLVGIGSGGPGSAGSMGGLYAREGMPVGAGSGGAGDAWETGGVYGREGSVAHLGSGASGGDGSLGRLYDKVGMPIGTGATGPGSPGATGGGYGKNGILAGAGTGSDGGVSGQYGKEGMLAGGGGRGPGSAGGIGAFCGKDGMLAGADAGGLGGGGGGTGGLYGKEGILSGIGAGGPGGAGGVGGLYGKDGILSGAGVGGLGVKGGIGGIYGKDGILAGANSGGPGGAGGLGGLYGKDGMLAGIGASGPGGAGGIGGVYGKDGMLAGVGTGGPGGAGGIGGAYGKDGMLAGVGTGGPGGAGGIGGAYGKDGMLAGVGTGGPGGAGGIGGAYGKDGMLAGVGTGGPGGAGGIGGVYGKDGMLAGAYAGGPGGAGGIGGVYGKDGMLAGAYAGGPGGAGGIGGVYGKDGMLAGAYAGGPGDARGVGGLYGKDGMLTGVGADGPGGAGGVGGLYGKDGLLAGAGASGPGGTGGIAGLYGKDSMLVGGGIDGPGGSGGIAGVYGKHTVLAGVGGGGPGGAGGIGELYGKEGMLASPGGSSGTGGIGRVCGQDSAIVGVGAGGTVIAEGLAGLYGKDGMPVGVGAGGVPGAGGVAGLYGKDGMLAAVGAGGVAGAGGIAGLYGKDGMLAGTAADGPSGAGGIAGLYGKDGVSARTGGPGVAEGIARVYGKDGVLAGTGANGLSGSGGVAGLYGKDGMLAGAGAEGSGGVGGIPGLCGQDGILAGTGIRGPGGITGLYGKDGMLSGTGTGGLSGSGDIAGLYGKDGIPTGSGACGPGGAGGIGGLHGKDGMLAGAGASGLGGSGGIGGLSGAGAGIHGKDDILAGAGRLYEKDGRPARAGVAWLSEGVIGGPYDRDGRIGGRGSGDRGIDGSLSGVPGEEFLNYDQLSGFYDGGVQAGDRRRQLSVTDASGLISADILRTRDRKGRGGILLEEEMREPHCRFTQGLFDVHAQKGKSAVFSCSLNNDQLEGSWYKDGFKVTGLEGFSVKKEGAVHKLIIDDVQESHSGKYKFETEGIQTEASLFVEDPPNVDAAVLEKLKNEPVVVKAGKNAMVKIPFEGKKPIRATWLKDDGEILDDARIHIDHSDNFTRLSISSTNRKDCGDYKVKLKNDSGSLEASLKLVVIDKPQAPVGPVEVVDTSTSGITIQWKPPKDDGGKPVQKYIIERQQVGRKTWLTLGETNGSSTVFTTNKVEHDKSYVFKVKAVSAEGTSEALESEEVMAATKVFPAPPAPPKIVSANKGAITLSWTPPHKTGNSRITGYVVEKCKKGSNTWTPVSDLPITDKKYTVSDLKEGLQYEFRVAAINAAGVGEASAPSEAVFARDPMKPPGPVRDLKVVNTDYTSISLSWKKSESEEESQAKGYIVEMRHSDVLKWTQCNALPIAAVNYTVRGIKPKEMYFLRVRAVNDGGSSDPVELDTCIQAVPPSVHPKLLINDTVKSFMTVKAGNTIRVRIPFEASPTPEAIWLKDGLSLPHKATTATREGLTQVLVPAAEYSDSGLYTVTLQTESGKKETFSFLVQVIDVPESPGPIQLVENVPDTVTLVWEPSPTEKRENTLHYMVMKRDASKGSWELVSDLIYTNKCTVSNFVPGREYFFRVLAKNCMGISDPSETVQPWSIHKAKGKFEVRLPRYKEVNQRQPPRFLVPLKPHIVTLGFDCHMSCAVTGYPVPQVTWYKNGKNLSQDPSFFIKNDFGVCSLVIPGVTPSDEGEYRVVANNSLGQAVSKAFVTLKDLHSQLYDNAFVKDGHSK